One Actinomyces respiraculi DNA window includes the following coding sequences:
- the dtd gene encoding D-aminoacyl-tRNA deacylase — MRAVLQRVSRAAVRVDEGAGPVVVGEITRPGLLALVGATHDDGAEQVATIARKIAELRLFDGPGDDGGAPGREVSVSDLGAPVLLVSQFTLYADVRKGRRPSWNGAAPGEVAEPLVEAVAERLRERGIEVATGRFGAHMLIDMEADGPVTILVEA; from the coding sequence ATGCGGGCCGTCCTGCAGCGGGTCAGCCGGGCCGCCGTGCGTGTCGACGAGGGCGCCGGACCCGTCGTCGTCGGCGAGATCACGCGCCCGGGCCTGCTGGCGCTCGTCGGTGCCACGCACGACGACGGAGCCGAGCAGGTGGCCACCATCGCCCGCAAGATCGCCGAGCTACGGCTGTTCGACGGCCCCGGCGACGACGGCGGTGCGCCGGGCCGGGAGGTGTCGGTGTCCGACCTGGGTGCGCCGGTGCTGCTGGTCAGCCAGTTCACGCTGTACGCGGACGTGCGCAAGGGACGGCGCCCGTCGTGGAACGGGGCGGCGCCCGGCGAGGTCGCGGAACCCCTCGTCGAGGCCGTGGCCGAGCGGCTGCGCGAGCGCGGCATCGAGGTGGCGACGGGTCGCTTCGGCGCCCACATGCTCATTGACATGGAGGCCGACGGGCCGGTGACGATCCTCGTCGAGGCCTGA
- a CDS encoding ATP-dependent Clp protease ATP-binding subunit: protein MFERFTDRARRVVVLAQDEARALNHNYIGTEHLLLGLIHEGEGVAAKALESMDISLDAVRGQVVEIIGEGQSAPTGHIPFTPRAKKVLELSLREALQLGHNYIGTEHILLGLLREGEGVAAQVLSKLGADLSAVRQTVMQMLSGYEAKETVTAGGSNSDSKQTGSAILDQFGRNLTAAAREGKLDPVIGRHKEMERVMQILSRRTKNNPVLIGEPGVGKTAVVEGLSQAIVHRDVPETLRDKQLYSLDMGSLVAGSRYRGDFEERLKKVLKEVRTRGDIILFIDEIHTLVGAGAAEGAVDAASILKPMLARGELQTIGATTLEEYRKIEKDAALERRFQPVTVDQPSVEETIGILNGLRDRYEAFHRVVITDDAIEAAAKLADRYVNDRFLPDKAIDLIDEAGARLRIRRMTAPPELREIDDRIAEVKREKEAAIDDQDFERAAALRDDEHRLVEERRSKEEAWRSGDAESVAEVNEELVAEVLAMSTGIPVVKLTAAESAKLMNMEAELHKRVIGQDKAIQALSKSIRRTRAGLKDPKRPGGSFIFAGPTGVGKTELAKALAEFLFDDESALIQLDMSEFAEKHTVSRLFGAPPGYVGYDEGGQLTEKVRRRPFSVVLFDEVEKAHPDIFNSLLQILEDGHLSDAQGRVVDFKNTVIIMTTNLGSKDIGKAVATGFQSTVGGTMDYEEMKAHVNRELKSQFRPEFLNRVDDLIVFPQLSQQEVREIVDLMIARLDKRLVEQEMTIELTDAAKELLAERGFDPVLGARPLRRAIQRDIEDALSEKILFGEIERGQRIVVDAQGEGLLGEFTFRGEPWDSRVGSDPLSAGGAGEEAEQAVAESFVQAAPAGDPTA, encoded by the coding sequence ATGTTCGAACGCTTTACCGACCGCGCCCGCCGCGTCGTCGTCCTTGCCCAGGACGAGGCGCGCGCGCTCAACCACAACTACATCGGCACGGAGCACCTCCTTCTCGGCCTCATCCACGAGGGCGAGGGGGTTGCCGCCAAGGCCCTGGAGTCGATGGACATCTCCCTGGACGCCGTGCGCGGCCAGGTCGTCGAGATCATCGGTGAGGGCCAGTCCGCCCCCACCGGTCACATCCCCTTCACCCCGCGAGCCAAGAAGGTCCTCGAGCTCAGCCTGCGTGAGGCGCTTCAGCTGGGCCACAACTACATCGGCACCGAGCACATCCTGCTCGGCCTGCTGCGCGAGGGTGAGGGTGTGGCCGCCCAGGTGCTCAGCAAGCTCGGCGCGGACCTGTCCGCCGTGCGCCAGACCGTCATGCAGATGCTCTCCGGCTACGAGGCCAAGGAGACCGTCACGGCCGGCGGCTCCAACAGTGACAGCAAGCAGACCGGCTCGGCCATCCTCGACCAGTTCGGCCGCAACCTCACGGCGGCGGCCCGCGAGGGCAAGCTCGATCCAGTCATCGGGCGGCACAAGGAGATGGAGCGCGTCATGCAGATCCTCTCGCGCCGCACGAAGAACAACCCCGTCCTCATCGGGGAGCCGGGCGTCGGCAAGACCGCCGTCGTCGAGGGCCTGAGCCAGGCCATCGTCCACCGCGACGTGCCCGAGACCCTGCGCGACAAGCAGCTGTACTCCCTCGACATGGGCTCGCTCGTGGCCGGCTCGCGCTACCGCGGCGACTTCGAGGAGCGCCTGAAGAAGGTCCTCAAGGAGGTGCGCACCCGCGGCGACATCATCCTGTTCATCGACGAGATCCACACCCTCGTGGGTGCGGGTGCCGCCGAGGGCGCCGTCGACGCCGCCAGTATCCTTAAGCCGATGCTTGCGCGTGGTGAGCTGCAGACCATCGGTGCCACCACTCTGGAGGAGTACCGCAAGATCGAGAAGGACGCCGCCCTGGAGCGCCGCTTCCAGCCGGTGACGGTGGACCAGCCCTCCGTCGAGGAGACCATCGGGATCCTCAACGGTCTGCGCGACCGCTACGAGGCCTTCCACCGGGTGGTCATCACCGACGACGCCATCGAGGCGGCCGCCAAGCTCGCTGACCGCTACGTCAACGACCGCTTCCTGCCGGACAAGGCCATCGACCTCATCGACGAGGCGGGTGCGCGCCTGCGCATCCGCCGCATGACGGCCCCGCCGGAGCTGCGCGAGATCGACGACCGCATTGCCGAGGTCAAGCGCGAGAAGGAGGCCGCCATCGACGACCAGGACTTCGAGCGCGCCGCCGCTCTGCGCGACGACGAGCACCGCCTGGTCGAGGAGCGCCGCTCGAAGGAGGAGGCGTGGCGCTCGGGTGATGCCGAGTCCGTCGCCGAGGTCAACGAGGAGCTGGTGGCTGAGGTGCTGGCGATGTCCACCGGCATCCCGGTGGTCAAGCTGACGGCTGCGGAGTCCGCCAAGCTGATGAACATGGAGGCTGAGCTGCACAAGCGGGTCATCGGCCAGGACAAGGCGATCCAGGCCCTGTCGAAGTCGATCCGCCGCACCCGTGCGGGCCTGAAGGACCCCAAGCGTCCTGGCGGCTCCTTCATCTTCGCCGGCCCCACCGGCGTCGGAAAGACCGAGCTGGCCAAGGCCCTGGCCGAGTTCCTGTTCGACGACGAGAGCGCCCTCATCCAGCTCGACATGAGCGAGTTCGCGGAGAAGCACACGGTCTCGCGCCTGTTCGGGGCGCCTCCGGGCTACGTGGGCTACGACGAGGGCGGCCAGCTGACGGAGAAGGTGCGTCGTCGGCCCTTCAGCGTGGTGCTGTTCGACGAGGTCGAGAAGGCCCACCCGGACATCTTCAACTCGCTGCTGCAGATCCTGGAGGACGGCCACCTGTCCGACGCCCAGGGCCGTGTCGTGGACTTCAAGAACACCGTCATCATCATGACGACGAACCTGGGCTCGAAGGACATTGGCAAGGCCGTGGCGACGGGCTTCCAGTCCACCGTGGGCGGCACGATGGACTACGAGGAGATGAAGGCGCACGTCAACCGTGAGCTCAAGTCTCAGTTCCGTCCCGAGTTCCTCAACCGTGTGGACGACCTCATCGTCTTCCCCCAGCTGTCCCAGCAGGAGGTGCGCGAGATCGTCGACCTTATGATCGCCCGCCTGGACAAGCGCCTGGTGGAGCAGGAGATGACGATCGAGCTCACCGACGCCGCCAAGGAGCTGCTGGCGGAGCGCGGCTTCGACCCGGTGCTGGGCGCCCGCCCGCTGCGCCGCGCGATCCAGCGCGACATCGAGGACGCCCTGAGCGAGAAGATCCTCTTCGGGGAGATCGAGCGCGGCCAGCGCATCGTCGTGGACGCCCAGGGCGAGGGGCTGCTGGGCGAGTTCACCTTCCGCGGCGAGCCCTGGGACTCGAGGGTCGGCTCCGACCCCCTGTCCGCGGGCGGCGCGGGCGAGGAGGCCGAGCAGGCCGTGGCGGAGTCCTTCGTGCAGGCGGCCCCCGCCGGGGACCCCACCGCCTGA
- a CDS encoding YgfZ/GcvT domain-containing protein produces the protein MRRSPLLDLDAAQAGPDGDLDAPVPAHYGSPLREQALLAEGAAVTALARDVVTVTGPDRLTWLTTLGSQDLRSLAPDDGGAETLLLDAQGRITHALAALDDGQTLWLVTETGRGPMLAGFLDSMRFMLRVEVAMRDDVHALGAMGRAVDVLAGAAREGGCLLGRWRDPWPGVVDGGTAYDVGLGSPEHPFRHPGEGYAAGFVLVGEEQVRAVVTDSGLRPAGSLAWEALRVEAGRPRWGREVDERAIPHELDWLRTAVHLTKGCYPGQETIARTLNLGRPPRRLTTLQLDGLSGEAPLPGAVVRMGERPVGTVTSVVRHHDVGPMALALLRRATPLTQPLTVDITDVTDVTEGEEGADGDAQVVARVDALQEPLVSPEGKAGASPAERPGAGLRTSLLHRGGRER, from the coding sequence ATGCGCCGTAGCCCCCTGCTTGACCTCGACGCCGCCCAGGCCGGCCCCGACGGCGACCTCGACGCCCCCGTCCCCGCCCACTACGGCAGCCCCCTGCGCGAGCAGGCGCTGCTGGCCGAGGGCGCCGCTGTGACCGCGCTTGCCCGCGACGTCGTCACCGTTACCGGCCCCGACCGTCTCACCTGGCTCACCACCCTGGGCTCTCAGGACCTGCGTTCCCTCGCACCCGACGACGGCGGGGCCGAGACCCTGCTGCTCGACGCCCAGGGCCGCATCACTCACGCGCTGGCCGCCCTCGACGACGGCCAGACCCTCTGGCTCGTCACCGAGACTGGCCGCGGCCCCATGCTCGCGGGCTTTCTCGACTCGATGCGCTTCATGCTGCGCGTCGAGGTCGCCATGCGCGACGACGTCCACGCCCTGGGCGCCATGGGGCGGGCTGTGGACGTCCTGGCCGGTGCGGCCCGTGAAGGCGGCTGCCTGCTGGGACGCTGGAGGGACCCGTGGCCGGGCGTCGTCGACGGCGGCACCGCCTACGACGTCGGCCTGGGCTCGCCGGAGCACCCCTTCCGCCACCCCGGTGAGGGCTATGCGGCCGGGTTCGTGCTCGTCGGCGAGGAGCAGGTGCGCGCCGTCGTCACTGACAGCGGGCTGCGCCCGGCGGGATCACTGGCCTGGGAGGCGCTGCGCGTGGAGGCGGGTCGGCCCCGGTGGGGGCGTGAGGTGGACGAGCGCGCGATCCCCCACGAGCTCGACTGGCTGCGCACCGCCGTGCACCTGACGAAGGGCTGCTACCCGGGCCAGGAGACCATCGCCCGCACCCTCAACCTCGGGCGCCCGCCACGGCGCCTGACCACCCTCCAGCTCGACGGACTCTCCGGCGAGGCGCCCCTGCCGGGGGCTGTCGTGCGAATGGGTGAGCGGCCGGTGGGGACGGTGACGAGCGTCGTGCGCCACCACGACGTCGGCCCCATGGCCCTGGCACTGCTGCGCCGCGCCACCCCCCTGACTCAGCCTCTGACCGTGGACATCACAGACGTCACAGACGTCACCGAGGGCGAGGAGGGGGCCGACGGCGATGCCCAGGTGGTCGCGCGTGTGGACGCCCTGCAGGAGCCGCTGGTGAGCCCCGAGGGCAAGGCGGGGGCCAGCCCCGCCGAGCGACCCGGCGCCGGCCTGCGCACGTCGCTCCTTCACCGGGGCGGCAGGGAACGATAA
- the ppdK gene encoding pyruvate, phosphate dikinase, translated as MPKYVYRFSEGDKDQKDLLGGKGANLAEMTRLGLPVPPGFTITTDACRAYLKDGQAPDELAVEVTTALRQVEEELGRELGAAHDPLLVSVRSGAKFSMPGMMETVLNIGLNDASVVGLAEASGDPRFAWDSYRRLIQMFGKTVLDVDGEHFSRALEAKKAERGVALDYELDVDALTELVGEYKTIVFEHAGIDFPQDPRAQLDLATEAVFRSWNTERAHIYRRREKIPHDLGTAVNICTMVFGNMGETSGTGVCFTRDPSTGRSGVYGDYLVNAQGEDVVAGIRNTLSLADLERLDKNSYDDLRAAMRKLETHYRDLCDIEFTIERGKLWLLQTRVGKRTAAAAFRVATQLVDERLITMDEALTRVTGDQLNQLMFPQFDADHSARAHDLLTRAMPASPGAAVGYIAFNNAEAVARAEAGESVVLVRRETNPDDLPGMVAAVGVLTARGGKTSHAAVVARGMGKTCVVGADELDVDAEAGTLRVHGREDLVLTSADVIAIDGQTGEVFLGDVPVTDSPVMTYLRRGLAEALDTAGDVDTRELVTSVDRLMRHADKVRRLEVRANADTPDDARHAIHRGAEGVGLCRTEHMFLGERKQFVQNLILAASDEERESALDALLPLQKDDFVQMFETMNGKPMTVRLIDPPLHEFLPDLTELSVKIAVDRVSGGADPADEKLLAVVRRQHEANPMLGLRGVRLLLSMPGLIELQVRAIANAAVERLRAGGDPRPEIMIPLVGSVRELQIARERAEAVLREVSEQSGYTLDFPIGCMIELPRAAVSADTIAEEADFFSFGTNDLTQTTWGFSRDDVEGTFFKIYLDEGVFGVSPFETIDERGVGRMVEIGVERSRTTKPSLKLGVCGEHGGDPESIDFFHRVGLTYVSCSPFRVPVARLEAGRAAIAFPPVDGVA; from the coding sequence ATGCCCAAGTACGTGTACCGATTCAGCGAGGGTGACAAGGACCAAAAGGACCTCCTGGGCGGTAAGGGCGCCAACCTCGCCGAGATGACCCGTCTCGGCCTGCCCGTGCCCCCGGGCTTCACCATCACCACGGATGCCTGCCGTGCCTACCTCAAGGATGGACAGGCTCCCGACGAGCTCGCCGTTGAGGTCACCACTGCCCTGCGCCAGGTCGAGGAGGAGCTGGGCCGCGAGCTCGGCGCCGCCCACGACCCGCTGCTCGTCTCGGTCCGCTCCGGCGCCAAGTTCTCCATGCCCGGCATGATGGAGACCGTCCTCAATATCGGCCTCAACGACGCCTCCGTCGTCGGCCTGGCCGAGGCCTCCGGCGACCCCCGCTTCGCCTGGGACTCCTACCGCCGCCTCATTCAGATGTTCGGCAAGACCGTCCTCGACGTCGACGGCGAGCACTTCTCCCGCGCCCTCGAGGCCAAGAAGGCCGAGCGCGGCGTCGCCCTCGACTACGAGCTCGACGTCGACGCCCTCACCGAGCTGGTCGGCGAGTACAAGACCATCGTCTTCGAGCACGCCGGCATCGACTTCCCCCAGGACCCGCGCGCCCAGCTCGACCTGGCCACCGAGGCCGTCTTCCGCTCCTGGAACACCGAGCGCGCCCACATCTACCGCCGTCGCGAGAAGATCCCCCACGACCTGGGCACCGCGGTCAACATCTGCACCATGGTCTTCGGCAACATGGGCGAGACCTCCGGCACCGGCGTGTGCTTCACCCGCGACCCCTCCACCGGCCGCAGCGGCGTCTACGGCGACTACCTCGTCAACGCCCAGGGTGAGGACGTCGTCGCCGGTATCCGCAACACCCTGTCCCTGGCCGACCTCGAGCGCCTGGACAAGAACAGCTACGACGACCTGCGTGCGGCCATGCGCAAGCTCGAGACCCACTACCGCGACCTGTGCGACATCGAGTTCACCATCGAGCGCGGCAAGCTCTGGCTCCTGCAGACGCGCGTCGGCAAGCGCACGGCCGCCGCCGCCTTCCGCGTGGCCACCCAGCTCGTGGACGAGCGCCTCATCACCATGGACGAGGCCTTGACCCGCGTCACCGGAGACCAGCTCAACCAGCTGATGTTCCCCCAGTTCGACGCCGACCACTCCGCCCGCGCCCACGACCTGCTCACCCGGGCCATGCCCGCCTCGCCCGGCGCCGCCGTCGGCTATATCGCCTTCAACAACGCTGAGGCCGTCGCCCGCGCCGAGGCCGGTGAGTCCGTCGTCCTCGTGCGCCGCGAGACCAACCCCGACGACCTACCCGGCATGGTGGCCGCCGTCGGCGTTCTGACCGCCCGTGGCGGCAAGACCTCCCACGCCGCCGTCGTCGCCCGTGGCATGGGTAAGACCTGCGTCGTCGGCGCCGACGAGCTCGACGTCGACGCCGAGGCCGGCACCCTGCGCGTGCACGGACGTGAGGACCTGGTCCTGACCTCCGCTGACGTCATCGCCATCGACGGCCAGACCGGTGAGGTCTTCCTCGGCGACGTCCCCGTCACCGACTCGCCCGTCATGACCTACCTGCGCCGGGGCCTGGCTGAGGCCCTGGACACCGCCGGGGACGTCGACACGCGCGAGCTCGTCACCAGCGTGGACCGTCTCATGCGCCACGCCGACAAGGTCCGCCGCCTCGAGGTTCGTGCCAACGCCGACACTCCCGACGACGCCCGCCACGCCATCCACCGGGGGGCCGAGGGCGTGGGCCTGTGCCGCACCGAGCACATGTTCCTCGGCGAACGCAAGCAGTTCGTCCAGAACCTCATCCTGGCCGCCTCCGACGAGGAGCGCGAGTCCGCCCTCGACGCCCTGTTGCCCCTGCAGAAGGACGACTTCGTCCAGATGTTCGAGACGATGAACGGCAAGCCGATGACGGTACGCCTCATCGACCCGCCGCTGCACGAGTTCCTGCCGGACCTCACCGAGCTGAGCGTCAAGATCGCCGTCGACCGCGTCAGCGGCGGTGCTGACCCCGCGGACGAGAAGCTGCTCGCCGTCGTACGCCGCCAGCACGAGGCCAACCCCATGCTCGGTCTGCGCGGCGTGCGTCTGCTGCTGAGCATGCCGGGCCTCATCGAGCTGCAGGTCAGGGCCATCGCCAATGCCGCTGTCGAGCGCCTGAGGGCCGGCGGGGACCCGCGCCCGGAGATCATGATCCCGCTGGTCGGTTCCGTGCGCGAGCTGCAGATCGCCCGTGAGAGGGCCGAGGCGGTCCTGCGCGAGGTGAGCGAGCAGTCGGGTTACACGCTCGACTTCCCCATCGGCTGCATGATCGAGCTGCCGCGCGCCGCCGTCTCAGCGGACACCATCGCGGAGGAGGCCGACTTCTTCTCCTTCGGCACCAACGACCTCACCCAGACGACCTGGGGCTTCTCGCGCGACGACGTCGAGGGCACCTTCTTCAAGATCTACCTTGACGAGGGCGTCTTCGGTGTCTCCCCCTTCGAAACGATCGACGAGCGCGGTGTGGGACGCATGGTGGAGATCGGCGTCGAGCGCAGCCGCACCACCAAGCCCTCACTCAAGCTCGGCGTGTGTGGCGAGCACGGCGGCGACCCGGAGTCGATCGACTTCTTCCACCGGGTGGGCCTGACCTACGTCTCCTGCTCCCCGTTCCGCGTGCCCGTCGCGCGGCTCGAGGCAGGGCGTGCGGCCATCGCCTTCCCGCCGGTCGACGGCGTCGCCTGA
- a CDS encoding DUF2516 family protein: protein MSALASVAVVVAQSVRWIWYGAQVAAALMGLWALVDCLTRDSQHFLAADKRTKGFWIGVNAVGLAVVIVMGAASMLGLLGVVANAVYLADVRPALSFYKPVRVRSQVRRPGEGRGGRGSSGPGWRR, encoded by the coding sequence GTGTCTGCTCTCGCATCCGTCGCTGTTGTCGTCGCCCAGTCCGTGCGCTGGATCTGGTACGGCGCCCAGGTCGCGGCCGCCCTCATGGGGCTGTGGGCGTTGGTGGACTGCCTGACGCGAGACTCGCAGCACTTCCTGGCGGCGGACAAGCGCACGAAGGGCTTCTGGATTGGCGTGAACGCGGTGGGCCTCGCCGTCGTCATCGTCATGGGCGCCGCCTCGATGCTGGGACTGCTGGGCGTGGTCGCCAACGCCGTCTACCTGGCCGACGTGCGCCCGGCCCTGAGCTTCTACAAACCGGTGCGGGTGCGCTCCCAGGTGCGCCGCCCCGGTGAGGGCCGGGGCGGTCGGGGGTCCTCGGGCCCTGGCTGGCGCCGCTGA